One Alnus glutinosa chromosome 3, dhAlnGlut1.1, whole genome shotgun sequence genomic region harbors:
- the LOC133863420 gene encoding uncharacterized protein LOC133863420: MEVPMKNICFLVLFITLGIAGIDGVYGAGECGKSSPDMEAFKLAPCASAAHDEDAGVSDRCCSQVKKIGQNPRCLCAAMLSNTAKSSGAKPEVAVTIPKRCNIADRPVGLSVEVDNDPLHLIQKLLALFCSSYLKSS; this comes from the exons ATGGAAGTTCCAATGAAGAACATTTGCTTTCTAGTGCTTTTTATAACTCTAGGCATTGCTGGGATTGATGGGGTTTATGGGGCCGGTGAATGTGGGAAATCTTCTCCGGACATGGAGGCTTTCAAGCTGGCTCCTTGTGCATCAGCAGCGCACGATGAGGATGCAGGAGTTTCTGACAGGTGCTGCAGTCAGGTGAAAAAGATTGGCCAGAACCCAAGATGCCTTTGTGCTGCTATGCTTTCTAATACAGCTAAAAGCTCAGGAGCTAAGCCAGAGGTTGCAGTGACCATTCCCAAACGCTGCAATATTGCTGATCGTCCTGTGGGATTAAGTGTGGAG GTGGACAATGACCCACTTCATCTCATCCAAAAACTACTTGCTCTGTTTTGCAGCAGCTACTTGAAATCTAGCTAG
- the LOC133863421 gene encoding uncharacterized protein LOC133863421 yields the protein MEVPMKYICFLMLFVTLGIAVIDGAGECGTSSPDKEATKLVPCAAAAQYHEAGVSDRCCSQAKKISQNPRCLCAAMLSDTARCAGAKPEVAATILKRCNIANRPVGYKCGAYTVP from the exons ATGGAAGTTCCAATGAAGTACATCTGCTTTCTAATGCTTTTCGTTACTCTAGGCATTGCTGTGATTGATGGGGCTGGTGAATGTGGGACATCTTCTCCTGACAAGGAGGCTACGAAGCTGGTTCCCTGCGCAGCAGCGGCACAGTATCACGAAGCTGGAGTTTCTGACAGGTGTTGCAGTCAGGCGAAAAAGATTTCCCAGAACCCAAGATGCCTTTGTGCTGCTATGCTTTCTGATACAGCTAGATGCGCCGGAGCTAAGCCAGAGGTTGCAGCGACCATTCTCAAACGCTGCAATATTGCTAATCGTCCAGTGGGATACAAGTGTGGAG CTTATACGGTTCCCTGA
- the LOC133862706 gene encoding uncharacterized protein LOC133862706, with product MEVPMKNICFLVLFITLGIAGIDGVYGDGECGKSSPDMEAFKLAPCASAAQDEDAGVSDRCCSQVKKIGQNPSCLCAAMLSNTARSSGAKPEVAVTIPKRCNIADRPVGFKCGAYTLP from the exons ATGGAAGTTCCAATGAAGAACATTTGCTTTCTAGTGCTTTTTATAACTCTAGGCATTGCTGGGATTGATGGGGTTTATGGGGACGGTGAATGTGGGAAATCTTCTCCGGACATGGAGGCTTTCAAGCTGGCTCCTTGTGCATCAGCAGCGCAAGATGAGGATGCAGGAGTTTCTGACAGGTGCTGCAGTCAGGTGAAAAAGATTGGCCAGAACCCAAGCTGCCTTTGTGCTGCTATGCTTTCTAATACAGCTAGAAGCTCAGGAGCTAAGCCAGAGGTTGCAGTGACCATTCCCAAACGCTGCAATATTGCTGATCGTCCAGTGGGATTCAAGTGTGGAG CTTATACGTTGCCTTGA
- the LOC133862705 gene encoding uncharacterized protein LOC133862705 isoform X2 codes for MGVPMKNICFLVLFITLAIAGIDGVYGAGECGKSSPDMEAFKLAPCASAAQDQNAGVSDRCCSQVKKIGQNPTCLCAAMLSNTAKSSGAKPEVAVTIPKRCNIADRPVGFKCGAYTLP; via the exons ATGGGAGTTCCAATGAAGAACATCTGCTTTCTAGTGCTTTTTATAACTCTAGCCATTGCTGGGATTGATGGGGTTTATGGGGCCGGTGAATGTGGGAAATCTTCTCCGGACATGGAGGCTTTCAAGCTGGCTCCCTGTGCATCAGCAGCGCAAGATCAGAATGCTGGAGTTTCTGACAGGTGCTGCAGTCAGGTGAAAAAGATTGGCCAGAACCCAACATGCCTTTGTGCTGCTATGCTTTCTAATACAGCTAAAAGCTCGGGAGCTAAGCCAGAGGTTGCAGTGACCATTCCCAAACGCTGCAATATTGCTGATCGTCCTGTGGGATTCAAGTGTGGAG CTTATACGTTGCCTTGA